A window of Aurantibacillus circumpalustris genomic DNA:
AAATTCTCTCAAACTGCCGTCTTTATTTAGAACTTCGTTTGAATTAAAAGCCTCAGCTCCGCTTAACATATCAAATTTTTCGTTTAAAAGTTCCATAAAGGCTGTTTCTCTGTCTTTAATAAAGGATACCGTCACCGCGTCTAAATATGGTAACCGCTTTCCATTGGAATCTTTTTCAAAATAATTTTGGTTTTTTAATAATATAAGTTTGGTTCCCTCTTCCCAAATTTTAAAAATAAAAGGGCCTGTACCTACAGGATTACGCCTAAAATCAAATTTGTAATAATCTATAGCCTCGTATGGAAGTACACTAAAGTACTTCATTGTTAAAATATTAATAAAAGCGCTAAACGGTTCTTTAATATATATTTTAAGTAGAGAATCATTCACGGCAACAAAACCTTTGTAATTTGTTTTTTCACTCCGATCAACTTTATCTAATAATGAAGTCGCACTGCTAACTTTACTGTCAAACAGTCTGTTGAAACTATACACAAAGTCTTTAGCAGTAACTTTTCGTCCCTCACCATTCTCAAAACAAACATTATTATGAAAAAAAACATCGTTGCGTAAATAAAACGTATAGCATAAACCGTCTTCACTTATGTTAAAAGAATGCGCAATACAAGGTTTTACATTTAAGCTATCATCCATTTGGACGAGACCATTAAACAATTGGTTTACGGGTGAAATATTTTCAAAATTACTTGCAGCGGCTGGATCCAGCGACGTAATTCCGTTCATTTCATTGTAGTTGAATATTGTTCGGGAATCGTTTCCATTATCATTTTCTCTGCAGGATATAAGAAAAAAAATAAAAATGAAAAAAGGTAGAAAGATAATTCTTAGCATATACAAAGATGGTCTTTGCATAGGCTATATGTTTGAAGTGCACTGTGCAATTATGCACAGCGTTGTGTGAAGAGTTGAAACTAAGGTTCTACTTTCGGAGTATCACTTGCAGTACCAGCACCATTAAAATTAAAACTTAATGTGACGCGCCAGGTTCTTTGCAAAGGATTATTTATAGTGGTAGGAATTAAATAAGAGAAATCGACGCCGATGACATTAAAATTAGCACCGATACCAACAGTAAAAAATTGGCGAGATCCTTTATTTTTAGATTCATGAAAATAACCTGCTCTTACTGCAAATATTTTATTGTAAGAATATTCCATTCCTACACTTGTGTTTATCTCTTGCATTTCTTCCTTAAACCCACCTGGTGCATCACCGAAAGATTGAACAATACCGGTAGGAACAGAAACGTTAGGATCTTTCCCTTCGGCAATTTCCTTTTTACCTGTCGCAGGATTTATCTCTATCTCAGTTGTTGGATTTCCAAGAGAATCAGTTCTATATTTATAAATTGGCGGGGTAGGCACAAGTAGTTTATTAAAATCAACATAGAGCCCAAACGTGTTATAGTCGTCTATTTCAACTTTAAGACCACCACCCAAGCGTAAATTACTTGGAATAAAATTTTGATCGTTCGAATATTTAATTTTTGCACCAACATTTGTAATTGCAAGTCCAACTGTTCCAATGCAGTTTTTACCGCCAAGTTTAAACTTATCACTTTTATAAAACATACTTAAATCAACCGCAAAAGTGCTTGCAGCATTACCAGAGTTTCCATTAAAATATGCTTTACTAATACCCGAATAGATATAGCGTGTAGCTACACCAAGCGAAAAGTTTTTAGAAAGTTTTTGAGAAAAAGCAAGATCAATCGCAAACTCATTTGGTTTATAATTACCTGTGGATGTTCCGGTTGCGTCGGTAAGCTCAATATTACCTAAACTAAAATAACGAAGTGAAGCTCCAACGGTTTGTTTGTCATTTATTTTAGCATAACCAGCCAAGTAATAAACGTTAATATCGGGAACTAATAATCTAAGCCAGGGAGTAACTGTACATCCAACCCCAAATTTTTTATCCATAAAAGCAAGTTTACTTCCATTCCAATGAATAGAATTAACATCCGGGTCGGTAGCAGCTCCAACATCTCCCATTGCGCCTTGTTTACTGTCAGGACTGATCAATAAGAAGGGTACTGCAGTTGTTATTGCATTGGTTCCACCACCAAGCTGATCAGAATTAATTTTAGACTGAGCAAAACTTGTTTCAGTTACAATTAAACTTAGTGCGATTAAAAGATGTTTTTTCATTAATGTGTTTTACTATAAAAGGTGCTAATTTTTCGGGCTACTAAAATACTAATTTAGAATAACCAATTTTTCAATTTTTTCAGCTTTTTTATTCTCAACGTCTAAGATAGCTAATTTATAGATATAAACACCTCGGCCAAGTTTATCTCCATAGTCATCTCTGCCATCCCAGTCAATCCCTTCAGACAAAGACCCTTCGCAACTGGTAGATTTTTGTAATGTTTTAACTATTTTTCCACTCACAGTATAAATTTGCACAGTTACCTTAAGAGGATTACATGCTTGATTATGTTGAAACATAAATTTAGTGTGAGTAGTAAAGGGGTTCGGGTAATTTAAAACGTGTTTTAATGCAAGTTCAGCACTATTTACAACAATAAAATCACTAGTTACTGTTGTGGAGTTATTTTGTATATCCCAAACTTTAAAGGTTAGGGTATGTTTACCTTCTTCCAATTTACCGTAGGGATAGCGAACCCTCCCGCTCTGATAACTGTTTAGATTGGATTCGTAATAATCATTAAGCACAATTGGTTTACTTGTATTTGCATCAAGAATTACTGAGATGTCATGGCCAATTCCAGTTCCAACAGTATTAATACCGCTTGAATCTACTAAATCGGCAAAAAGAACCGGTCTCTCACTGGTTACACCTCCTGCTACAAAATTTTTATCATCTAGAAATAAATTCACCTGAGGCCCTTCGTTATCAATTATTTGACTGGTCGCTGAACCTCCTCCAACAACAATCTTATTGTAATAACCACCTGCATCAACAACACCATTCGTTGCATAGTAACTTATTTTACCTGGCCCTGGAGAAAAACTAATGTCTTTCGGAACGATAAATGTGAAAGAAAAATCTCCATTTGTAACAAGAGATTTACCTCTGTACAAAATGTTTTTTTGCATATTAAACGTAAAGGGGACTATGTTACCAGCCGTGCCAGAACTAACTCCCGACTCAATTGTATTTAATAAACAAACAATTGTTTGCTCCTTGTCGAAAACTGTGGGATAAATGATACCATTAAAATTACTAAGTTTTTTACCACCTTTATCAGCTACAAATCCTTTTACAGTTATTTTTGATAGTGATCCTATTGTATCAGATGATGTCGGACTTAAAGCGACATTGTTAAAGTGCGATGTAATTACTTTTTCTTCCGGGTAAGCCAAGGTTAATGCCGGATCGCCAAGCAAATGAAAATTAGCGTAATAGTATTTTTGTGTTAACTGCGCTTTAGTTAGTGCAATTGCATCTCCTAAAGTAGGCCATTTACCGTTTGGCAAGCGTGTAAATAATCTTTTTAAAACTTCCGTATTTATTAATTCATTAAAGGTGGAATAGGCTACTCGACACGTTGTATAAAGTGCAATGGCGCCTCCTTTAGGATTTAATAAACAAGCCTCACCAGCCGACGTTCTACCTGGATCATCATATCGACTGAATTCGCATGTTGCAGTAATAAACAAAGGTAACTTATTAAAATTATTAAGAGTATTGATGATTTCCATATCAATCATTCGTTCTGCCGTTAAACCAACTTCACCTCCATGACCAGTATAATTGAAAATCAGCGCACCTTTATCAATCCTCTTTAAAAAATCACTCGCGGCGTCAGGATATCTATTTCCGCCGGGCGTGCTAAAACGTTGGTAAGCGTCAAGATTAATTTCATCAATATTGTAATCGGATGTAATATTTTTAACGGTTTTAACTAAGTTGTCAGATTGTTTCATGTGTGTTGCCCAATCTTCATCATCACCTAAAAACAACAACCAAGTACGCCAGTCCCCTAAAGGACTTTCATTCACAGCTATTCTGGTTTCAGGGGCAGAATTATTCTCCAAATAATTTGGATCTTTTCGGTAATAGTTTTCAATTTTAGCTATAACAGCTTTAACTTCTGCCAATGTGCGGCAAGGAAACCTTCCAATACCTATATCTACAGAACTATTTCCGTCTTCTTCAGCATTAGCACCTTCGTTAGGATCCATTAAAGCATAAAAATCGTCCGAAATAACGCTACGAATTGGGTCCAAAGATTCCTTTGATTCATATGTTGGAATAAGGTTGCTATTGCTAGTAACATTTCTGTTTTTATTATCATAAGAACCATCTCCCATTAAGAGCACATACTTCAATTGTTGATCCTCTGTAAGATTGATTGTTCGGCTATAAATCATTCTAATAAAATCTCTGATAGCTGAAATATCTTGTTTTCCACTTCCAAACTCATTATAAATTTGGTCAATAGTGGCAACAACATAACTTAAACCTTCTTTTTGTTGATGAAAGGCACCCAAACGTTCAGCTTCTTTTACAAACAATGGGTGGCTTACTATTATATAATTCGCCTTGCTAATAGCATGAAGGTTTTGATTTGCAATTTTCCCTACAAAAACTGGTGAGTAATAATCATTTATGGGGGCAATACAAAACTCATTTAGGGAATCAACTTTGCAAGTATAATTTATAGCCGAACCAACAGTAATATATGCTTGCTCAAAAGGATTTAAATTATCTGTAACATTCCATAAAGTAAAAACAGAATTTGGTGTATTGGAAATACTAAAATTACATACTTTACCCAAACCTTTTGAACGACTGTCTCGGAACGAAAACTGCTTCCCTCTAAAAGTTAGTGATCGTCTAGCATTTACAGTTAGTTTATCTAACCAGCCCACGCTTTTTGAAGTCAATTTTGATACGGCAAGTATAATGGACGAAGAATTGGAATTAATTGCTTTACCTGATCGTGTTACTTTTGATGCAAAATCTGAATAGGTTCCTATTTGAATAGCGGCAGTAGTTGCACGAAAATTTAAACCATTTCCATTCAAAATAAATGTTGTTGTATCTGTATATAAGGCCGCTACAGTTAATTCCGCATAGATAGAATCATTTAAGAAATCTCCGTCAGACCAAGAGAAGTTATATGAACTTGTAAGATCAAAATACTCCCCATAAAATTCTCTTCCGCTCTTGCCAAAGTTAATGATATCTTCTTCATGGTAATTTATATAATCATAAGAATTACTAATAAAATCAGGGTTTTGCGAGAGACTGGATTTTGATGCAATACGTTTTCCTTGTTCCTGACCAACATTTATGAAATAAAAACTGGTGTCACTATAAATGTTTTTTATAGGTTTAAATTTTAAACTTGTAGCTGAATTGGTTTTAATCCATTCGGTGGTAGAGCTTGCATAAAACAGTGCATAATCAAACAAACCGTCTTCACTTAATACAACTTTTATTGAATTTTCTACCAAATCATCGTATCTAAAATCTTTGTTACGTTCAGGAAGCATTTTGCCACCATTTCCAAAAACTCTAATTTTATTCGGATCTAGATTAGCAGTGTTTATTCCAATAGAATTAAAAAAGGCTTTGCTTAGTTTGTGTATACCCGTTTCTGTAACAGCAATTTTGTACCATTCTCCATTTGCAAGAACTGACGCAGAAGCAAAGCTAACACTCGCAGCTTCTCGAGCTACGGAATTATTAAGGTTAGAAACTTGCCACGTTACATCGTAGTCTACAAGCTCTTCTAGTTGATTTAAAGCATTATATCTAAATGGAAATAATTTATAGTGATTTAAATTTTGATTTTTACTTAAACTTGCAACTTTTTCAGTAATGAACTGATTGCTGATAAAATCAGAAAAATACTTCTTTATCGCTTCACCGTGTGACTTTTCGACAGGAATCACTTTTTTAACGACTAATATTGGAATTGCCTGTTCATCGTATCCAGTTGCCTTTGAGATGGTAAAATAAGGCAAATCTTTCTTACGAATATCATAATCAGCGAGTGACATCTCAAGATGAATAAAAGCTGTATCAGTAGTGTTGGAGCGCAGGATACGCGATGACTCTTTTAACTCAGTCTGTGCAAAAAAAGAGAGTTGTGCGAAGAGAAAAATGGAAGTGATTATTCGGTTGAGTTTCATGGATATTATATTAATCATACAAAGTACAGCAAAATAACGGACAGAGTCTCTAAATATTGTTTTGTATTTTTTTTTGTTTTTCAAAATGTATTTATATATTTGTGAAATAGGTTAGGTTAATATGCTCATATGAATTCACGCGTTCTGTTCCCGATATTAGTGTTTACTGTGTTTTTATTTGACCTGAAGGCTCAAGATCCTCAGTTCACACAATTTTACGCTAACCCTTTGTATTTAAATCCTGCGTTTGCCGGCACGGCTCGTTGTCCGAGAATTTCCATGAATTATCGTAATCAATGGCCTAATTTATCAGGTAGATACGTTACATACTCGTTTTCTGGAGATCTTCACGTAGATGCTTTAGCAGGTGGACTTGGAATTTTGGTTACCACGGATGATCAAGCGCATGGAACCCTTAAAACGACTAATGCAAGTTT
This region includes:
- the porV gene encoding type IX secretion system outer membrane channel protein PorV is translated as MKKHLLIALSLIVTETSFAQSKINSDQLGGGTNAITTAVPFLLISPDSKQGAMGDVGAATDPDVNSIHWNGSKLAFMDKKFGVGCTVTPWLRLLVPDINVYYLAGYAKINDKQTVGASLRYFSLGNIELTDATGTSTGNYKPNEFAIDLAFSQKLSKNFSLGVATRYIYSGISKAYFNGNSGNAASTFAVDLSMFYKSDKFKLGGKNCIGTVGLAITNVGAKIKYSNDQNFIPSNLRLGGGLKVEIDDYNTFGLYVDFNKLLVPTPPIYKYRTDSLGNPTTEIEINPATGKKEIAEGKDPNVSVPTGIVQSFGDAPGGFKEEMQEINTSVGMEYSYNKIFAVRAGYFHESKNKGSRQFFTVGIGANFNVIGVDFSYLIPTTINNPLQRTWRVTLSFNFNGAGTASDTPKVEP
- the porU gene encoding type IX secretion system sortase PorU, with product MKLNRIITSIFLFAQLSFFAQTELKESSRILRSNTTDTAFIHLEMSLADYDIRKKDLPYFTISKATGYDEQAIPILVVKKVIPVEKSHGEAIKKYFSDFISNQFITEKVASLSKNQNLNHYKLFPFRYNALNQLEELVDYDVTWQVSNLNNSVAREAASVSFASASVLANGEWYKIAVTETGIHKLSKAFFNSIGINTANLDPNKIRVFGNGGKMLPERNKDFRYDDLVENSIKVVLSEDGLFDYALFYASSTTEWIKTNSATSLKFKPIKNIYSDTSFYFINVGQEQGKRIASKSSLSQNPDFISNSYDYINYHEEDIINFGKSGREFYGEYFDLTSSYNFSWSDGDFLNDSIYAELTVAALYTDTTTFILNGNGLNFRATTAAIQIGTYSDFASKVTRSGKAINSNSSSIILAVSKLTSKSVGWLDKLTVNARRSLTFRGKQFSFRDSRSKGLGKVCNFSISNTPNSVFTLWNVTDNLNPFEQAYITVGSAINYTCKVDSLNEFCIAPINDYYSPVFVGKIANQNLHAISKANYIIVSHPLFVKEAERLGAFHQQKEGLSYVVATIDQIYNEFGSGKQDISAIRDFIRMIYSRTINLTEDQQLKYVLLMGDGSYDNKNRNVTSNSNLIPTYESKESLDPIRSVISDDFYALMDPNEGANAEEDGNSSVDIGIGRFPCRTLAEVKAVIAKIENYYRKDPNYLENNSAPETRIAVNESPLGDWRTWLLFLGDDEDWATHMKQSDNLVKTVKNITSDYNIDEINLDAYQRFSTPGGNRYPDAASDFLKRIDKGALIFNYTGHGGEVGLTAERMIDMEIINTLNNFNKLPLFITATCEFSRYDDPGRTSAGEACLLNPKGGAIALYTTCRVAYSTFNELINTEVLKRLFTRLPNGKWPTLGDAIALTKAQLTQKYYYANFHLLGDPALTLAYPEEKVITSHFNNVALSPTSSDTIGSLSKITVKGFVADKGGKKLSNFNGIIYPTVFDKEQTIVCLLNTIESGVSSGTAGNIVPFTFNMQKNILYRGKSLVTNGDFSFTFIVPKDISFSPGPGKISYYATNGVVDAGGYYNKIVVGGGSATSQIIDNEGPQVNLFLDDKNFVAGGVTSERPVLFADLVDSSGINTVGTGIGHDISVILDANTSKPIVLNDYYESNLNSYQSGRVRYPYGKLEEGKHTLTFKVWDIQNNSTTVTSDFIVVNSAELALKHVLNYPNPFTTHTKFMFQHNQACNPLKVTVQIYTVSGKIVKTLQKSTSCEGSLSEGIDWDGRDDYGDKLGRGVYIYKLAILDVENKKAEKIEKLVILN